A portion of the Betta splendens chromosome 2, fBetSpl5.4, whole genome shotgun sequence genome contains these proteins:
- the LOC114842314 gene encoding nck-associated protein 5-like isoform X5 produces MDANKCVDELLKQLEEERRNVRREKLAVARLQREVARSKSEGTMREKLIHELEEERRLRLESEKRLREVTEESELGRMQMVSLQQQFSRMEETVRSLLQNQGILEQTAVDTVDIMQAYKQDKLTEEVHKQHDGPAENGSPQAAQPLADADPDAGQAEEDGDKTKVLLERLKALEEKNSVLASENESQREQYERCLDEVANQVVQALLTQKDLREECLKLRTRVFDLEQQNRALSVLFQQRIKPASDLLLQKLHSRIMDLSAADLLLEPERSKAFLLSRNTDSPSNEVQLNGKAGLPVAKCLSQLSLAVPAPVYPRSSCSSSELSLSSACSEYSSGSYTWNDGRSCGKMASLTWEKRLSLGSSAPSNICASLEEQLPTRHKESHILEGLRKLQRRKHRSHSASAKVPKSGYKDCMNSNEGIYSLGIKSSSKGVSKPMHVGRIPAAGRKKFSYDSDDADDELAHSSRGDNIPTKDTWFYCTRRSHSISDSLCSWEGVQDNADGGDSSSGIAVTKQPSGYDSKERPEKLMSFINSLLPQGGRTSAFSKPIKLHLNPPDLEGPNHLGDVDDPEELNSESSDIQMPFTQPPEQAEKDSKRLSRDAAKLILQQCLGRDQVRTQSADGRPRPFSLIKEPRGAKCTQSEESILAIFDAEGEPIELCPQKLGSDTKAQGGQVGCAYAAPQDRPTRQRSGNAKNYAILESPEKPSEYQIGTGKTGNSREGSAERLSMQLTPQRKLIKPPNSRTNKGHCILPMNDSAGPKSSASKIPGRNKPLGSPLRLSKGSTTEPSISGNSGLSGQDKSPSSPSVKMSRFIKTSGNSSQSPKAVSSKLPNKAEWSRASNSPHLSRRTLEYADSGEQPTRDKHCETSKNKLRSPSPPPPPGRSTSLLIRPNYEGSPQAHKPAVAQPTTVRGPPPSYHTSLLPNMQSTLPIKDKDCLELDAGYGTALAPQKLVDKTSQHLQKSPAMTQTSTKGTSKRIITKDYLPSANSGCAPEPENAPNSSKNVPPPYSALRGSSIQISTHEIVHQTVQKTPISLPLSLQDPTHTKTEVQNGKTVVSPPNSAMMSPTSVEKASKTRIPMGFKAFLKSPPSHKNSPSIPGKQEKDHINSVSKETVTSNASTQCDSVQQVYNIDSPPKMSVTEGKGEAQCRLLEEEGHTAVLPQEGGVCNKGKRGSQLFSRSISVTTKPHLKPALGTNGAKARSQSFSANYIEKPNINGLDGPGKIRTQIITNSVERGNSLSRQSSLEVPSFGLAESPFHSPRTRLSHYGGMTCSNSHNILPERTIKSGSKGEGLQVTMKEETITSPSQKEVRNLLISDKIGLNNIHKTAKGVSNPQFQPPTSSCVHNTDNLTRDMGGIAASTNESDFSREVKTQTDSPNKPPDTEEKKISPTACTIEEKVMMGIEENVQKCQEQEKVAANEAKQKTGPSLANWFGLRKSKLPALSGKKADSPKGKEEKKELKIGSVLGGKQKKDKKKNDNQQRDSQEVQNLSEVNNKLSSIMDHCNNQMGQIASQIQCTTAFIGKDQFVKELLGRTALKGNCVAATPPGISTPRKHGEMKGDMEICSDTATLLVTQKINLKAENEEGHIPDSACQDHMIGSSCQMRTLDSGIGTFPLPDSVNRVASRHISACEPSPDGATTGSSELHRAAPQSSYPDPSQPDVKVPFLSKTRLRPPKSMGHSLSDPSVTCSSHIQDAQSRLPKLAASDVIRTKRLSLGSPCSIISTEETEAERQMNYKDHYMHSERALRVCTYSGSSSETETEREGTGSTLASPQRTLIHRAKRSDSADQNEETLKRSSVEKSLSIMDYYQHDVFHLEKETRRISQYNLLHEDAPLDGKAGDRLSKEIALEKTPVSGKQQVCLDFSLESLNKLNHSSGSLYQDTALGSHANAGRSVEDCCNEPSSSSFSGKAGADPVGSLSDSLYDSFSSCTSHGSNDV; encoded by the exons CGTGAAAAGCTGATCCACGAGCTAGAGGAAGAACGACGCCTGCGACTGGAGAGCGAGAAGCGTCTCCGGGAAGTGACAGAGGAGTCCGAGCTGGGACGAATGCAGATggtttcactgcagcagcaattCTCCAG GATGGAAGAGACGGTGCGGTCGCTGCTGCAGAATCAGGGCATCCTGGAGCAGACCGCTGTGGACACAGTGGACATCATGCAGGCCTACAAG CAGGATAAACTCACAGAGGAAGTGCACAAACAGCACGACGGCCCTGCAGAGAATGGCTCCCCACAGGCCGCTCAGCCACTGGCGGATGCTGATCCCGATGCCGGCCAAGCTGAAGAGGACGGGGACAAAACCAAAGTCCTGCTGGAGCGCCTCAAGGCCCTGGAG GAGAAGAATTCTGTCCTGGCCTCGGAGAACGAGAGCCAGAGGGAGCAGTATGAGCGCTGTCTAGACGAG GTTGCCAATCAAGTTGTGCAGGCGCTGCTAACCCAGAAG GATCTGAGAGAGGAATGTCTGAAGCTTCGGACCAGAGTGTTCGACCTCGAACAGCAGAATCGGGCTCTTAGCGTCTTGTTCCAGCAGAGAATCAAGCCTGCATcagacctgctcctccag AAACTCCACTCTCGCATCATGGATTTGTCTGCTGCAGATTTGCTTCTGGAGCCAGAGAGAAGCAAGGCCTTCCTGCTTTCCAGAAATACTGATTCACCTTCTAAT GAGGTTCAGCTGAATGGTAAAGCAGGTCTCCCTGTGGCCAAATGCCTAAGCCAGCTGAGCCTTGCGGTCCCAGCGCCCGTTTACCCGCGCAGCAGCTGTAGCAGTAGCGAGTTGTCTCTGTCAAGTGCATGTAGTGAATACTCCAGCGGCTCATACACGTGGAATGACGGACGCTCCTGTGGGAAAATG GCTTCTCTGACCTGGGAGAAGAGGCTGAGTTTGGGTTCGTCAGCCCCCAGTAATATCTGTGCCTcattggaggagcagctgcccACAAGGCACAAGGAGAGCCATATCCTAGAGGGACTGCGGAAACTccagaggaggaaacacagaAGCCACTCTGCTTCGGCCAAGGTCCCCAAGTCAGGCTACAAAGACTGCATGAACTCAAATGAGGGCATCTACTCCCTGGGGATCAAGAGCAGCAGTAAAGGGGTGTCCAAACCTATGCATGTGGGAAGAATTCCAGCTGCTGGACGCAAGAAGTTCTCCTACGATTCTGATGATGCAGATGATGAACTGGCACATTCCAGTCGTGGAGATAACATCCCCACCAAGGACACCTGGTTTTACTGTACGAGGCGCTCTCACAGTATCTCAGACAGTTTATGCAGCTGGGAAGGGGTACAGGACAATGCAGATGGAGGTGATAGTAGCTCAGGTATTGCAGTTACTAAACAACCATCTGGTTATGACTCTAAAGAGCGTCCTGAGAAACTCATGAGTTTCATTAACAGTCTTCTTCCTCAGGGGGGGCGGACATCAGCGTTTAGTAAACCAATCAAACTGCACTTAAATCCCCCTGATCTGGAGGGGCCCAATCACCTCGGTGATGTGGATGACCCAGAGGAGCTCAACTCTGAATCCAGTGACATTCAAATGCCCTTCACCCAGCCACCAGAGCAAGCTGAAAAAGACTCCAAGAGACTGTCTAGGGATGCTGCCAAGCTGATTTTACAACAGTGCTTGGGAAGGGATCAGGTTCGCACCCAGTCTGCTGATGGGAGGCCCAGGCCTTTCAGCTTAATTAAGGAACCCAGAGGGGCCAAATGTACTCAGTCTGAGGAAAGCATTTTGGCAATATTTGATGCAGAAGGAGAGCCTATTGAGCTTTGTCCACAAAAGCTTGGGTCAGATACCAAGGCTCAAGGTGGCCAGGTAGGTTGTGCTTATGCAGCGCCACAGGACAGGCCAACAAGGCAGAGGTCAGGAAATGCAAAAAACTACGCCATTCTTGAATCTCCAGAGAAGCCATCTGAATATCAAATAGGAACTGGCAAGACTGGCAACAGCAGAGAGGGCAGTGCAGAACGACTGTCAATGCAGTTGACACCACAAAGAAAACTAATAAAACCACCAAACAGTCGAACTAATAAAGGACATTGTATTCTTCCCATGAATGATTCTGCAGGTCCTAAATCCAGTGCTTCAAAGATACCTGGTCGGAACAAACCGTTAGGATCCCCACTGAGATTATCTAAAGGATCCACGACTGAACCAAGTATCAGTGGGAACTCAGGACTCTCAGGCCAAGATAAATCCCCCTCTTCTCCCTCAGTTAAAATGTCCAGGTTCATCAAGACATCAGGAAACAGCTCACAGAGCCCAAAGGCAGTCAGCTCCAAGCTTCCCAACAAGGCTGAATGGAGTAGGGCCTCTAATTCCCCTCACCTGTCAAGGAGAACCCTAGAGTATGCCGACAGTGGTGAACAGCCAACCAGAGACAAACACTGTGAaaccagcaaaaacaaactcaggtccccttctcctcccccgCCCCCAGGGCGCTCCACCTCCTTACTGATCAGACCAAATTATGAAGGGTCACCTCAAGCACATAAACCAGCAGTGGCTCAGCCAACCACTGTGAGAGGCCCTCCCCCAAGTTATCACACTTCACTTTTACCAAATATGCAAAGTACACTACCCATTAAGGATAAAGACTGTTTAGAGTTGGACGCAGGGTATGGGACTGCACTTGCACCTCAAAAACTGGTTGATAAAACCAGTCAGCACCTTCAGAAGTCCCCTGCCATGACACAGACATCTACTAAAGGCACTTCCAAGCGTATAATCACGAAAGACTACCTCCCTTCTGCTAACTCAGGGTGTGCTCCAGAACCTGAAAATGCACCTAACAGCTCCAAGAATGTTCCTCCTCCCTACAGTGCCCTCAGAGGGTCTTCAATTCAAATCTCTACCCATGAAATCGTCCACCAGACAGTACAGAAGACCCCAATTAGTTTGCCATTATCGCTTCAAGACCCCACTCATACTAAAACAGAGGTGCAAAATGGTAAAACTGTAGTCAGCCCACCCAACTCAGCTATGATGTCACCCACCTCAGTGGAAAAAGCCTCAAAGACTCGTATCCCAATGGGGtttaaagcatttttaaaaTCTCCCCCTAGCCATAAAAATAGTCCTTCTATACCGGGCAAGCAAGAAAAGGATCATATCAACTCGGTCTCCAAGGAGACAGTGACTTCAAATGCTTCTACACAATGTGACAGCGTGCAGCAAGTGTACAATATTGATTCACCACCCAAGATGTCCGTTACAGAGGGTAAAGGTGAGGCCCAGTGTAGGTTACTGGAAgaggaaggacacacagctgtaTTACCACAGGAGGGGGGTGTTTGCAATAAGGGGAAAAGAGGTAGTCAGCTTTTTTCAAGATCCATATCTGTTACTACTAAACCTCATCTAAAGCCTGCCTTGGGTACGAATGGGGCCAAAGCCCGTAGTCAGAGCTTTAGTGCCAATTACATAGAGAAACCCAACATTAATGGCCTTGACGGACCAGGCAAAATTAGAACCCAGATCATCACCAACTCGGTGGAAAGGGGCAACTCCCTGTCAAGACAAAGTTCTTTGGAGGTACCCAGCTTTGGGTTAGCTGAGAGCCCTTTTCACTCTCCTAGGACCAGGCTCAGCCACTATGGAGGCATGACATGCTCAAACAGTCACAATATCCTCCCTGAGAGAACCATTAAATCGGGTTCTAAAGGTGAGGGGTTGCAAGTTACAATGAAGGAAGAGACAATTACATCACCTTCTCAGAAAGAAGTGCGTAACTTACTCATCAGTGACAAGATCGGTTTGAACAACATTCATAAGACAGCAAAAGGTGTCTCTAATCCTCAGTTCCAGCCTCCAACCTCGTCTTGTGTCCATAACACCGACAACCTAACACGAGACATGGGAGGCATAGCAGCCAGTACTAATGAGTCAGACTTTAGCAGGGAAGTCAAAACCCAGACAGACTCTCCAAACAAACCCCCAGATACGGAGGAGAAAAAAATCAGCCCCACAGCCTGCACTATTGAAGAGAAGGTCATGATGGGAATCGAAGAGAATGTGCAGAAATGTCAAGAACAGGAGAAGGTCGCTGCCAACGAGGCCAAACAGAAGACAGGCCCCTCTCTGGCAAACTGGTTCGGCCTCCGTAAGAGCAAACTCCCGGCTCTGAGTGGGAAGAAAGCAGATTCCCCCAaggggaaagaggagaagaaagagctCAAGATTGGATCAGTGCTTGGTGGCAAGCAGAAGAAagataagaagaaaaatgataaccagcagagagacagtcaaGAGGTGCAGAATCTGTCTGAGGTGAACAACAAGCTGAGCTCCATCATGGACCACTGCAACAATCAGATGGGTCAAATTGCCAGTCAGATCCAGTGTACGACAGCCTTTATCGGCAAAGACCAGTTTGTCAAAGAACTTCTTGGCAG GACGGCGCTGAAGGGTAACTGTGTGGCCGCAACGCCGCCTGGGATCTCCACGCCGAGGAAACATGGCGAAATGAAGGGAGACATGGAGATCTGTTCAGATACTGCT ACCCTTTTGGTGACTCAGAAGATCAACCTGAAGGCTGAAAATGAAGAGGGACACATCCCAGATTCAGCTTGTCAAGATCACATGATTG GCTCCAGCTGTCAGATGAGAACCCTAGACAGCGGGATCGGCACCTTCCCTCTCCCTGATTCCGTCAACCGGGTCGCTAGTCGTCACATTTCTGCATGTGAACCCAGCCCCGATGGGGCGACCACTGGCTCCTCTGAGCTCCATCGGGCAGCTCCTCAGTCTTCCTACCCCGATCCCTCGCAACCTGATGTGAAAGTGCCTTTCCTCTCAAAAACCCGCCTACGTCCTCCTAAAAGCATGGGTCACTCCCTATCTGACCCctctgtgacctgcagcagccacattcAGGATGCCCAGAGCCGACTGCCCAAACTAGCAGCTTCAG ATGTTATCAGGACAAAGAGGTTGAGCCTGGGGTCCCCATGCAGCATCATCTCCACAGAGGAGACGGAAGCAGAGAGGCAGATGAACTACAAGGACCACTATATGCACAGT GAAAGAGCCCTGCGAGTGTGCACATATTCAGGAAGCAGCAGTGAAACAGAGACCGAACGTGAGGGAACCGGAAGCACTTTGGCCTCGCCACAGAGGACGCTGATCCACAGAGCCAAGAGGAGTGATTCAG CAGACCAGAATGAGGAGACCCTGAAGAGAAGCAGTGTGGAGAAATCCCTGTCAATCATGGACTACTACCAACACGATGTGTTTCATCTGGAGAAGGAGACCAGGAGGATTTCCCAGTACAATCTGCTGCACGAGGATGCGCCTCTGGATGGCAAAGCAGGAGACAGACTCAGT AAGGAGATTGCTCTGGAGAAGACGCCGGTCAGTGGAAAGCAGCAGGTCTGTCTCGACTTCTCTTTAGAGTCCCTGAACAAGCTGAATCACAGCAGCGGCAGCCTCTACCAGGACACAGCGCTGGGAAGCCACGCCAATGCTGGGAGGAGCGTGGAGGACTGCTGCAATGAgccgtcctcctccagcttctccggCAAAGCTGGGGCCGACCCTGTGGGCTCCCTGAGCGACTCGCTGTACgacagcttctcctcctgcaccaGCCACGGCTCCAACGACGTCTAG